One window of Candidatus Zixiibacteriota bacterium genomic DNA carries:
- a CDS encoding DUF2589 domain-containing protein: MPNPGQELSSIDFESMLGGPLSAVIHAQAQAAMTTVNFIKEVGFKKKSTEEAAGGDTGTEEPIYVSFKYPKELSPYQPAVPANPDATPPILAIPEAKAVYETQVLQVPILTILPIPFIRIDLTTIDFNAKINSVEYRKTNTRLKVDASLEAKAGWLFGSAKLKVSTSFQRTTQQGNTVNRTYSLAIHIKAVQDEMPAGMEKILGILEGAITSLPVAATT; the protein is encoded by the coding sequence ATGCCAAACCCAGGACAAGAGTTATCCAGTATAGATTTTGAATCAATGCTGGGTGGACCATTATCGGCGGTCATCCACGCCCAAGCTCAAGCGGCGATGACCACCGTTAATTTCATTAAGGAAGTCGGCTTCAAGAAGAAATCGACTGAGGAGGCTGCCGGCGGCGACACTGGCACGGAAGAACCAATCTATGTATCGTTCAAATACCCGAAGGAACTAAGTCCTTATCAACCAGCTGTTCCAGCCAACCCGGATGCTACTCCGCCAATTCTTGCGATTCCCGAAGCTAAAGCGGTATATGAAACCCAGGTTCTTCAAGTGCCGATTCTTACAATTCTTCCCATACCGTTTATCAGAATTGATTTAACGACTATCGACTTCAATGCGAAAATCAATTCTGTGGAGTACAGAAAGACAAATACCCGCTTGAAGGTAGACGCATCGTTAGAGGCCAAGGCAGGCTGGTTATTTGGCTCGGCAAAATTAAAAGTTTCGACTTCGTTCCAGCGCACGACCCAGCAAGGCAATACCGTTAACAGGACTTATTCTCTGGCAATTCATATTAAAGCCGTGCAGGATGAAATGCCGGCCGGCATGGAAAAGATTCTCGGAATACTTGAAGGCGCGATTACTTCACTGCCAGTAGCCGCGACGACATAA